CATCCTTAATAATTCGATATGCCTCACCTGCTACGTGTACATCAGTTGCTGTGTAAGACTTTTGAATTTTCATTTCACATCCTCCATTTCATGTTCCATTGGGGGAATAAGTAAAAAGCCTTCTTTCAGCGGGTCTTCCTCGTTATAAAAGAACCGGTGCATTCCCATTAGCCAGGCTGAACCAGTGATTCTTGTAATAACAGCCTCTACACCCTGAACATCTGCTGTTTCAAGGATTTCTCCGCGGAATAAAGAGCCGACAATACTCTCATGTACAAATTCTTCATTAATACCTATCTCCTTTTTGGAATAGAGGACAGATAATTTAGCCGAAGTGCCTGTACCGCATGGTGAACGATCAATCCCGCCAGGAGGGACAACAACCGTATTTTTCACATCTGCTTCTTCATGGGTTGGCTCAGTGAAAAACTCAATATGGGTCAGACTGCGAATAAATGGATATTGCGGATGAACGACATCCGTTTTTTCGTTAATTGTATTTCTAATTTTGATAGCCTTTTCAATGATTTTTGAAGAATTCTCCGGTGTCAGTTCTAATCCAACAGATTGGGCATCAATGATTCCATAGAAGTTGCCTCCATAAGCAATATCTGCCTCAACGATTCCAATTCCCTCAACATCAACAGAGACACTCTTTAACAGGAAGGCCGGGACATTACAGAAGGAAACCTCTTTTGCTTTTCCGTTCTCTACCTTAATCTCTGCCTTAACAAGGCCGGCTGGTGTATCAATTTTTATCGCAGTTACTGGCTCTAGAACAGGTATTAGCCCCGCTTCAACCAATGCTGTACAAACACCGATTGTGTCATGTCCGCACATTGGCAAATATCCGCCGGTTTCGATATATATAACACCGATATCTGCTTCCGGATGACATGGATCTGTCAAGAGTACTCCTGACATGACGTCATGTCCTCTTGGTTCATTCATCAGGAGCTTGCGGATCCAGTCATATTCCTTTTGCATATGAAGCATTTTTTCGGACATTGTCGCTCCTTTTAGCTCTGGGAGTCCACTAATCAATGTCCTCGTGGGGTTTCCGCCCGTGTGTGTATCAATGGTTGTAAAAACTCGATTTGCTTTCATCAGGTACTCACCCTTTCCTTAAATCGAGAAAATCTCAGCGGCTCAATTGGGATGCAAGTTTCCTTTTCATTAAGCATTTCCTCTATTACTTTTCCAGTAACAGCGGCAAGGCTAATTCCGTCTCCCTCATGACCTGCTGCAATATAATAGTTTGGAATCCCCTCTACTTCTGACACAATTGGCAAGTGATCCTCCGTCCAGGGCCGCAAACCAGCATAGGAACGTATGACCATCATGTCAGCCATTTTCGGATAAAATCGAATGGCCCGATTGGCAATGCATTTAATAATTTCATTGTTGATCTTTGTATTAAACCCAACAAATTCCCGGCTGCTTCCAATCAGGAAGTTTTGACTTTCAGTTGGTTCAAAAACAAGGGCTACTCCGTATTTTTCAGTAATGGGGTCAACCTGGCGCCTGCCGCCAAATTTTGATATTAAGTAGCCAAATTCCATCACTTTTCTCGGTCCTACAAATTCCTGGCGTGATGCGACAATTATGTGGCCTTTTCTTGGTTTAATTGGAATAGACAAGTCCAGCATCTCTCCGATATATGGAGCCCATACACCTGCAGCATTAATAACATAGTTCGCGGTGAAAGTGCCATTAGATGTTTCAACGGTAAATGTACCGTCCGGCTCCCTTCTCATTCCAGTAACCTCAGTTTGTTTATGGGCCTTAGCGCCCATCTCCTTTGCCCCCTCAAGAAGGTTAAAGGCAAGAAGGTATGGATTAACAGTTGAATCTGTTGCACATTCTAAGCCGCCTAATAAATCATCAGCAAAATACTTTGAATCCTGGCGAATGTCCTGTCTGTCCAGCATCCTGAACGGCAAGCCGGCCTCCTTTTGCCGGTCAACCCACTTTTGTGCGGCTTCCATTTCTTCTTCTGTCTCACAGACAAGGATGCTTCCAGGTGCACGATATTCAAAAGGCTGCTTCAAATCTCTGCTTAATTCATCTACTAACTTCTGACTGACAAGTGACATTTGACTATCAAAGCCAGGATCTTTATCGATAGCTAAAATATTCCCGTCACAGCGGGATGACGTGCCACTGACAAATTCACCTTTTTCGATAACTGTTACATTTCTTCCTGATTTAGAAGTATAATAGGCAATTGCACAGCCTATGATTCCCCCGCCTATAACCAGAACGTCACAATGATTTCTCACAAAACCAACTTCCCTTCGTCTTGTTACATCATTTTTTAATGCAAATAACATGCCAACTTTTATAACCTTACTCAGAAATAAGAATCTTCTAATAATTATCCTTCTAGCCCAAACAGAGATTTTTTTGTTTTGTTCTTAATTGTCAAAAAATTTGATAAAATAGTGTATAAAATATTAAACAGTGTATAAGAAAATTTACACACTAGGAGGCTGTCATGTTTGAATTACCTTCAGTCAAAGAAATAATTGAAAATAATTTCATCTGTCTTAACACAGATAATGAAAGTGCCTTAGTCAGTGTTTATTTAGATGATACCTTTGCTTCATTAGCTGATGCCTGCAAGCGTCATGCAGCCGTTGCCGTTGTAAATTCAAGCGGTCAAGTACTCGGCTCCATCACAAATGAACAAATCATTGATTTTTTGCATGATTCCTACAACCAATTAAAGGCTTTCTATGAAGCTGTCATCCATACATCGGACGCTTCAGTCACAGTGATTGATGCTGATGAACGTGTCCGCACATGGACAGAGGGAGCCGAAAAAATCTTCTCTGTAAAAAAAGATGAGATTGTGGGCAAACCAATAATAGAATTCTTTGAACATCAGAATCTGCAAATCCTGGAATCCTTGTACAAAGGAAAAAGAATCCGGGGAAAGCATCACCAGCCAAGATCTGATCTATTTGTCTTAATAAATTCAAACCCTGTTCACTTTAATGGACGAATTATCGGGGCTGTTGTATCGGAAACTGATGTGACAAGCCAGGTGGTTCTTAATGAGAAATTATTTAATATGTCGACTGAGGTTCACCGTTTAGAACAGGAGATGGCGAAATACAGACCTTCAGATCCCTTTAGATACATTAAAGGGAAAAGCGCGGTGATGGAAAAGACTGTAGAAATGGCGAAAAAGGTGTGCTCTGTCCGGTCAACTGTATTGATTTTAGGAGAAAGCGGAGTCGGCAAGGAGGTCTTTGCCAAATCCATTCATGAGGCAACTGAAGGACCTGAAGCACCATTTATATCAATTAATTGCGGTGCTATTCCAGCTTCATTATTTGAAAGCGAATTATTTGGCTATGAACGCGGGGCCTTTTCGGGTGCAGATCATAGAGGAAAAAAAGGAAAAATTGAGCTTGCTAGAGGGGGAACTCTTTTCCTGGATGAAATTGGCGAAATGCCTTTGGAAATGCAGGTCAAGATGCTTCGTGTGCTTCAAGAAAGAAAATATTACAAGGTTGGCGGTGAAAAAGAGATTGAAGCAAATTTCCGGGTAATTGCTGCAACCAATAGGGATTTAAAAGAATTAATAAACGAAGGCCAATTTCGGGAGGATTTATATTATCGGCTGAATGTTGTCAGTTTAAAAATCCCTCCGTTAAAAGAACGCTGTGAGGATATCGTTGAACTCATTCATTACTTTTTAAATGATTTTTCACTGCGCTATCAGCGGCCGATCCATCATTTTTCACAGGAAGTTATGCAGGAAATGCTTCAATATGATTGGCCGGGCAATGTTCGGGAACTGCGTAATGTGGTTGAACGGCTGGTTGTTTTTGCAACAGATGGAGTCATTCGAAAAGAATATTTGCCATTCCACTCAGCAATGAGCTACCCAGCTGCATCTGATATGGATCTTCAGGAAAACAGCATAGAAATAAAAACGGGCATTGTGCCGCTTCAGGAAGAAATGGATCGGCATGAAAAGCAAGTGCTCGAAAAAGCATTGGCATTAACCGGCGGCAATAAATTAGAATGCTCGAAAAAACTGGGAATCACCCGAGCGACTCTTTACAATCGTCTCAAACGTCTTGGCTTAAGCTGATTTAATATCCAGGCTTCAAAGTTGGTACGATTTTTGCATTGTATTTTTGCATATACCTGAAGAGGAGGATTTCCAAATGAGTAACAATGAGGCACTTGTGATCTGCCGCTGTGAAGAGGTTACCTATGGGCAGGTTTTCGCAACTGCAAAAGAACATCAGTGTACATCCAGGGAATTGAAGCTTAGAACAAGAGCTGGAATGGGATTTTGTGGAGGACGCACTTGCAGGGTCATGGTCGATCGGATTATTGAAAGTATCGTCCCTAATACAGGCGAAGGTGAAATTCCCTTAAAATATCAGCCTCCAATTCGCCCTGTAACTTTTGGAACGGCAGGTGATAATAATGGCTAGAATTATAGATCATCCGGTTTTAGGCAAATTAGATGATAGAAAAAAGATTCCATTCACCTTTGATGGAAAAGAATATGAAGCATATGAAACTGAAACAATCGCGGCAGCTCTGCTGGCAAACGGTGTGAGAACACTGCGGGTTCATGAGGAGAGTGGAACACCAAGAGGGTTTTATTGCAATATCGGCCACTGTATGGAATGCCGTGTACATGTTAATGGGCAGGCCAATATAAGAGCCTGTTTAACGGTTGTGAAGGAAAAAATGGCTGTTGAAAGAGGAAAGCATCATCCTAATCTAGTTAAAAGGATGGTGGAGAATCAATGACAGATGTAATCGTAATTGGAGCTGGGCCAGCCGGTTTAGCTGGTGCCATAGCCTGTGCTGAGTATGGCTTAAAAGTAACCGTCATTGATGAATTTGTCAGACCAGGCGGAAGATTAATCGGCCAATTGCACCAAGAACCATCTGGAGAATGGTGGAATGGAATAAAAGAATCAACTCGTCTGCACAACGAAGCACTGAAACTATCAGTAGATATCCGCTGCGGCGTTTCTGTATATAACCTTGAAAAAGATAAGGATTGCTGGAATGTTCATACTAATACAGGAACACTGATAGCTCCTTATATACTGGTAGCAACTGGTGCAGCTGAGTTCCCAATTCCTGTGCCAGGCTGGACTCTTCCAGGTGTTATGTCCATCGGGGCTGCTCAGGTCATGACGAATGTTCATCGGGTCGAGGTTGGGAAAAAAGGCATCATTATTGGTGCAAACATTCTAGCATTTGCAATTTTAAACGAGCTCCAATTAGCCGGAATTAATGTGGAACATATTGTGCTGCCTGAAAAGAGTCCGCTTAGCCAAAATGCCGGAGAACCAGAGGAAGTCTTGAAGTCACTTCTAAATGCGGCCCATCTTGCCCCGTCACCAATCTTGCGTTTCGGCAGCCGCTTTATGAAAAATAGAGGTTTCCGCAAATTAGGAATGAAATTTTACCCTAAAAGCGGCGTGAAGGTGAATGGAACACCATTGCAGCTAAGAAAAGCAGCACTTGAAATTCTTGGTAAGGATCAGGTGGAAGGCGTCCTCACTGCAGATATTGATGCGAATGGTAACGTAATCAAAGGTACGGAAAAAATATACGAAGCAGATTTCGTGTGTATCGCAGGTGGCTTGTATCCGTTAGCAGAGCTTACAGCAGTTGCCGGCTGCCCATTCCATTACGTACCAGAACTTGGGGGACATGTTCCGCTTCATTCTGAAAAAATGGAAACTCCGCTCGAAGGATTATTTGTTGCCGGGAATATCACTGGCATTGAAAGCGGAAAAATCGCCATGGCCCAGGGAACAGCAGCAGGGATTTCGATTGCTAAATACGCTGGAAAAGGCAGCACTGACATCACCAAGAAGCTTGAACAGGCACTGAGAAACATTCATACAGTCCGTCAAAATGCTGCCATCCAATTCAACCCTGAAATTGCAAACGGCCGGAGGAAGATCTATGAACTTTGGGACGATCTTTATGGGAAAGAACAGGATTCTTTACAGGAGATAGGATGAAATGATAATCATACGTAAAAAACCGCCCTCCCTATTCGGAGGCCGGTTCTTTCTTGTCATGCCGTTTATTAAGCACTTTTAAGACTTCGCTAAAAGGCAGGTCCTGCTCCCGGAGCAGCACCATCAAATGATAAATCAGGTCAGCCGCTTCCCATTTCAGTTCGTCCTTATCACGGTTTTTTGCAGCGATGATGACTTCTGCGGATTCTTCGCCGACCTTCTTCAGGATTTTATCCACGCCTTTTTCAAAAAGATAGGTCGTGTAGGCTCCTTCTGGGCGTGTCTTTTCGCGTTCTTCAATGACGTTTTCAAGAGTATTAAGGATTTCGTAATCAGATAAACCGCCTGATTCTTCCCCGTATACTCTTTCCTCAAAGCAGCTGACTGTTCCCTTGTGGCAGGCAGGTCCAGCTGGTTCAGCCAATACCACAATGGCATCCTGGTCACAGTCAAGCTTCATTTCTACAATTTTCTGCTTGTTTCCGCTTGTTGCCCCTTTGTGCCAGAGCTCATTGCGGGAACGGCTGAAAAACCAGGTCTCCCCTGTTTCCGCTGATTTTAAAAGAGATTCCCGATTCATATAGGCTAACGTTAATACCTCTTTTGTTTTCGCATCTTGCACAACAGCAGGGATCAGTCCCTTCTCATCAAACTTCACACTCTCGATATTCATCGGACAACCACCCCTTTTTCCTTAATATAGGATTTCACTTCTGCCACAGATGTTTCTTTATAGTGAAAAATAGATGCTGCCAGTGCGGCATCCGCTTTCCCATCAATAAATGCTTCAGCGAAGTGATCGGCATTTCCTGCGCCGCCAGAAGCGATTACCGGAATCGAAACCGCCTCGCTGACTGCTTTTGTCAGCTTGATATCAAAGCCTTTTTTCTCTCCGTCCGAGTCCATGCTTGTGAGTAAAATTTCTCCGGCGCCGCGCTCAGCCGCTTCACGGGCCCAGGCAATGACTTCAAGATCAGTTGGTGTCCGGCCGCCATGTGTGTACACACGCCAGGAACCGAGCTCTTCATCATATTTAGCATCAATCGCCACAACGATACACTGTGACCCGAAGAAATTTGCCCCTTCTGTAATTAAATCAGGATTGTTTACGGCAGCTGTATTAAGAGAAACCTTATCAGCCCCCGCCCGCAAAATTCGTTTCATATCTTCCAGCGCGTTAATCCCTCCGCCGACTGTAAAGGGAATGGCCAGCTCAGATGCAACAGCCTTCACAACTTCAACCATTGTTTTCCGTCCTTCATGAGAAGCGGAGATATCGAGGAAAACCAGCTCGTCAGCTCCCTGCCCATCATAAAAGCGGGCAAGTTCAACCGGGTCACCTGCATCACGCAGCTGCACGAATTGCACCCCTTTTACTACACGGCCGTCCTTTACATCGAGACAGGGTACGATGCGCTTCGTCAGCATGATTCCTTCACCTCTTTCAGGGCTTCCGATACGGTAAATCGGCCTTCATATATTGCCTTTCCGACGATGGCCCCGGCAACACCTTCAGATGCATATTCCTGAAGTTCCGCCAAATCAGCCAGCTGACTGACCCCGCCGGAGGCAATTACACTTTTGCCGCTTTCCCGCGCAAGCAGGCGAACGGCTTCAACGTTAGGACCTGAAAGCATGCCGTCTGTTGCAATATCCGTAAAAATAAATGTCTCAGCACCAGCATCAGCAAACCTTTTCCCAAGGTCAACCGCCTTGACTTCAGATGTCTCAAGCCAGCCATGTGTAGCCACATAGCCATTTTTCGCATCAAGTCCGACCGCTATGGCTTTGCCGTATTTACGGATCATGTCAATAGCAAACTCAGGATTGGAGACGGCGATGCTTCCAATGATTACGCGTGTTACACCATTATCAAGGTAATGAAGGATGTCTTCTTCTGTACGGATTCCCCCGCCAATCTGGACAGAGGCGCCAAGTTCACGGGCAGCCTGGATAACATACTGATCATTAACCCGCTTCCCATCCTTTGCTCCGTCAAGATCGACCATATGAATCCAGTCTGCTCCTTCTTCAGCAAACTTTTTAGCCATATCAAATGGGGAGTCGCCATACACCGTTTCCTTATCGTAATCCCCCTGCAGGAGCCGGACGCACTTGCCGCCTCTCATATCGATTGCCGGATAGATGGTAAAACTCATTTCACAGACATCCTTTCTTCAGCCAGCTCGGTAAAATTGCGTAAAAGCGCCATGCCGAGCGAACTGCTTTTTTCAGGGTGGAACTGCATGCCGAACACATTGCCTCTGCCAACCACTGCCGGCACTTCTACATCATACAAACTCCTGCTGATAACTACTTCTTTATCATCTGTATCTACAAAATAAGAATGGACGAAATAGACATAATTTTCATCAAGCCCTTTTAAAATCTGCGAACCCTGCAGGAATTCAAGACGGTTCCAGCCCATATGCGGAACTTTGTACGTTTCACCTTCTGCTGTTGCACCGGGAAACCGCCTCACATGGCCAGGCAGAAGCTGCAACCCTTCTGTCAGTCCATTTTCTTCACTGCTTTCAAATAAAAGCTGCATGCCAAGACAAATGCCAAGGAGCGGCTTGCCTGTATCAGCGAACTCCTTAACCAGATCTGCCAGGCCAGTAGAATTTAAGATACTCATTGCATCTTTGAAAGAGCCGACACCCGGTAAAATTAAAGCGTCTGCTTTCAGGAGCTCGGCTTTATTTTCAGAGAGGAAATAAGGGACTTCCAAACGTTCAAGTGCTTTACTGACACTGAACAAATTCCCCATTCCGTAATCGATGATGCCGATCATTTACAACATCCCTTTCGTTGAGGGAACTCCCTTAATCCGCGGATCAATCGTCGTTGCTTCATCCAGCGCACGAGCTAGCGCTTTGAAAATCGCCTCAATGATGTGGTGTGTATTCTGTCCATAATGAACGATGACATGCAGGTTCATTCTCGCTTCAAGCGCAAGTTTCCAGAGAAACTCATGCACTAGCTCTGTATCAAATGTCCCAACCTTTTGGCTCGGGAACTCGGCACGCATCTCCAGGTGAGGGCGGTTGCTGAGGTCAACAACCACTTGAGCCAGCGCTTCGTCCATCGGAACAAAAGCATTTCCATAGCGCTTAATGCCTTTCTTATCTCCTAAAGCATCTTTAAGTACTTGGCCAAGGCAGATGCCAATGTCCTCTGTTGTGTGGTGATCATCAACGTCTGTATCGCCATTTGCAAGGATGTTCAAGTCAAATTGCCCGTGCTTGGCAAACAGGTCCAGCATATGTGTCATAAAAGGCACGCCTGTTTCCAGATCGCTTTTGCCTTCTCCGTCTATATTTAAGGATAGAGTGATATTCGTTTCATTGGTTTTACGTGAAATTTCGGCAGTTCTGGCCATGATTATTCCTCCAGCTTATTTTCTTAGTCTTGTTTCAATCGATCTGGCATGGGCTTCAAGGCCTTCCAGACGCGCAAAAGCCGCAATTTTTTCCCCATTATCCTTTAATGATTTTTCACTGTATAAAAGAATGCTTGATTTCTTTTGAAAATCCTCCACATTAAGCGGGCTTGAGAAACGGGCTGTCCCGTTTGTCGGGAGGACGTGGTTTGGACCGGCAAAATAGTCGCCAACCGGTTCAGGGCTGAATCTTCCGAGGAAGATCGCTCCTGCATGACGTATCTGTCCGAGAAGCTCCATCGGATTCTGTGTTAAAATTTCAAGGTGTTCCGGAGCGAGACTGTTAACCGTTTCAACCGCTTCATCCATGCTTTCCGTTACATAAATAGCTCCGTAATTCCTGATGGATTGAACGGCAATTTCCTTGCGGGGCAGCTCGGCAAGCTGGCGTTCAACTTCTGCTGACACCGCTTCTGCTAAAGCAGATGATGGTGTCACAAGGACTGCACTTGCCATCGGGTCGTGCTCAGCCTGCGATAACAGATCTGCCGCTACTTCATCCGCATAGGCTGTTTCATCTGCCAATATAGCGATTTCACTTGGACCTGCAATCATGTCTATATCGACATCCCCAAATACTTCGCGCTTTGCAAGGGCAACGTAGATGTTTCCTGGACCTGTAATTTTGTCGACAGGCCGGATCGATTCAGTTCCATATGCCAATGCAGCGATTGCCTGCGCTCCGCCAGCTTTATAGATCTCTTCTGCCCCAGCAATTTGAGCAGCAGCAAGGACCGCAGGAGGCAGCTTTCCAGTCTTTTTATCAGGAGGAGAGGTAATTACAATCCTTTTAACCCCCGCAACCTTTGCCGGGATCACATTCATAAGGACAGAAGATGGATATGCAGCCGTTCCACCCGGTACGTATAAGCCGACAGAATCGAGGGGTGTTATTTTTTGCCCCAGGATCGAGCCGTTCTCTTCTGTTGTCATCCAGGAAGGACGAAGCTGTTTTTCATGAAAAGACCGGATGTTTTCGGCAGCTTCTTTAATGATCTCAAGGATCTTTCCATCCACTTGATTCAAAGCTTCTACTATTTCAGCCTGTGGAACCTTTAATTCATCCAGAGAGATGCCATCAAACTTTTCCGTGTACTCTTTTAAAGCCCGATCTCCGTTTTGGCGGACTGTTTCAATTATATTTTTTACAATCGTCCGCTGTTCTTCTGTTCCGTTATCAACAGACCGTTTAATTGAAATTTGGTCATCAATTTTTAAAATTTTCATAGGCTTCTACATCCTTTTAAGAGCTTATTTCTTCTCCTGAAATAACTTCTGTCAGCCGGTCAACCAGCTCGCTGATGCGTTCATCCTTTATGCGGTAGCTGACAGGATTGACGATCAATCTGGAAGTGATTCCAACAATGGTTTCATATTCAACGAGCCCGTTCTCTTTCAGCGTTCGTCCGGTTGATACGATATCAACGATCCGGTCCGCCAGCCCGATCATCGGAGCAAGCTCTATGGAGCCGTTCAGTTTAATGATTTCCACTTGCTCTCCCTGCTCACGGAAATAGGCTGCTGCAATCTGCGGATACTTTGTCGCAATTTTAGGAGCAACATCATTCAGTCTGGTATTTGGCAGTCCCGCAACAGCTAGATAGCAGGCACTGATTTTTAAGTCCAGAAGCTCGTAGACATCCCGCTCTTCTTCAAGCATTACGTCCTTTCCGGCAATCCCAAGGTCTGCAACACCATGCTCCACATAGGTTGGCACATCCATCGGCTTTGCCAGGATAAAGCGGAAATTCTCTTCCGGCACATCGATTATTAATTTTCGTGAATCATCAAATTCCGGCGGCAATTGAAAGCCTGCACGGCGGAGCAGTTCAGCTGCTTCCTCAAAAATGCGGCCCTTTGGCATCGCAATCGTTAAAACGTCACTCATTTTATGTTCTCCTTTCCAGCTTTTCCGACTAAAAAGGTAATATCCTCGTACTGGCTTGTGCAGGCATCGATGTCCTTAACACCGCTGATATCCTGCAGGACCACTTTCTTTCCGGCAGAACGTTCTTCCTTCGCAAAATCGAATGCCTCTTTGCGGCGTTCCGGACTGTATAAAATGCAGTAAACAGGTTCAGCCTCATTGCTGTCTTCCAGCGCTTCAAGCAGGCGGTCCAATCTGATGGCAAAGCCGGTTGCTCCCGTATCTTTTCCGAATTTTTGGAGCAGCAAATCATAGCGGCCGCCATTTCCGATCGGGAAACCAACATTACCTGCATATACTTCAAAAAGAATCCCCGTATAGTAGCTCATATGGCTGACGAGCGTTAAATCAAATTTAACTGTGCCTTCCTGGCCGTAGTCCCGCATAATGCTCCAAAGCTGTTCAAGCTCAGTTAATGCCTTTTTTCCTGTGCCGTTTTCCAGAAGGCCATAGGCAATC
This DNA window, taken from Cytobacillus sp. FSL H8-0458, encodes the following:
- a CDS encoding proline racemase family protein; translated protein: MKANRVFTTIDTHTGGNPTRTLISGLPELKGATMSEKMLHMQKEYDWIRKLLMNEPRGHDVMSGVLLTDPCHPEADIGVIYIETGGYLPMCGHDTIGVCTALVEAGLIPVLEPVTAIKIDTPAGLVKAEIKVENGKAKEVSFCNVPAFLLKSVSVDVEGIGIVEADIAYGGNFYGIIDAQSVGLELTPENSSKIIEKAIKIRNTINEKTDVVHPQYPFIRSLTHIEFFTEPTHEEADVKNTVVVPPGGIDRSPCGTGTSAKLSVLYSKKEIGINEEFVHESIVGSLFRGEILETADVQGVEAVITRITGSAWLMGMHRFFYNEEDPLKEGFLLIPPMEHEMEDVK
- a CDS encoding NAD(P)/FAD-dependent oxidoreductase, whose amino-acid sequence is MLFALKNDVTRRREVGFVRNHCDVLVIGGGIIGCAIAYYTSKSGRNVTVIEKGEFVSGTSSRCDGNILAIDKDPGFDSQMSLVSQKLVDELSRDLKQPFEYRAPGSILVCETEEEMEAAQKWVDRQKEAGLPFRMLDRQDIRQDSKYFADDLLGGLECATDSTVNPYLLAFNLLEGAKEMGAKAHKQTEVTGMRREPDGTFTVETSNGTFTANYVINAAGVWAPYIGEMLDLSIPIKPRKGHIIVASRQEFVGPRKVMEFGYLISKFGGRRQVDPITEKYGVALVFEPTESQNFLIGSSREFVGFNTKINNEIIKCIANRAIRFYPKMADMMVIRSYAGLRPWTEDHLPIVSEVEGIPNYYIAAGHEGDGISLAAVTGKVIEEMLNEKETCIPIEPLRFSRFKERVST
- a CDS encoding sigma-54 interaction domain-containing protein yields the protein MFELPSVKEIIENNFICLNTDNESALVSVYLDDTFASLADACKRHAAVAVVNSSGQVLGSITNEQIIDFLHDSYNQLKAFYEAVIHTSDASVTVIDADERVRTWTEGAEKIFSVKKDEIVGKPIIEFFEHQNLQILESLYKGKRIRGKHHQPRSDLFVLINSNPVHFNGRIIGAVVSETDVTSQVVLNEKLFNMSTEVHRLEQEMAKYRPSDPFRYIKGKSAVMEKTVEMAKKVCSVRSTVLILGESGVGKEVFAKSIHEATEGPEAPFISINCGAIPASLFESELFGYERGAFSGADHRGKKGKIELARGGTLFLDEIGEMPLEMQVKMLRVLQERKYYKVGGEKEIEANFRVIAATNRDLKELINEGQFREDLYYRLNVVSLKIPPLKERCEDIVELIHYFLNDFSLRYQRPIHHFSQEVMQEMLQYDWPGNVRELRNVVERLVVFATDGVIRKEYLPFHSAMSYPAASDMDLQENSIEIKTGIVPLQEEMDRHEKQVLEKALALTGGNKLECSKKLGITRATLYNRLKRLGLS
- a CDS encoding (2Fe-2S)-binding protein, with the protein product MSNNEALVICRCEEVTYGQVFATAKEHQCTSRELKLRTRAGMGFCGGRTCRVMVDRIIESIVPNTGEGEIPLKYQPPIRPVTFGTAGDNNG
- a CDS encoding (2Fe-2S)-binding protein, whose translation is MARIIDHPVLGKLDDRKKIPFTFDGKEYEAYETETIAAALLANGVRTLRVHEESGTPRGFYCNIGHCMECRVHVNGQANIRACLTVVKEKMAVERGKHHPNLVKRMVENQ
- a CDS encoding NAD(P)/FAD-dependent oxidoreductase, whose amino-acid sequence is MTDVIVIGAGPAGLAGAIACAEYGLKVTVIDEFVRPGGRLIGQLHQEPSGEWWNGIKESTRLHNEALKLSVDIRCGVSVYNLEKDKDCWNVHTNTGTLIAPYILVATGAAEFPIPVPGWTLPGVMSIGAAQVMTNVHRVEVGKKGIIIGANILAFAILNELQLAGINVEHIVLPEKSPLSQNAGEPEEVLKSLLNAAHLAPSPILRFGSRFMKNRGFRKLGMKFYPKSGVKVNGTPLQLRKAALEILGKDQVEGVLTADIDANGNVIKGTEKIYEADFVCIAGGLYPLAELTAVAGCPFHYVPELGGHVPLHSEKMETPLEGLFVAGNITGIESGKIAMAQGTAAGISIAKYAGKGSTDITKKLEQALRNIHTVRQNAAIQFNPEIANGRRKIYELWDDLYGKEQDSLQEIG
- the hisIE gene encoding bifunctional phosphoribosyl-AMP cyclohydrolase/phosphoribosyl-ATP diphosphatase HisIE, producing MNIESVKFDEKGLIPAVVQDAKTKEVLTLAYMNRESLLKSAETGETWFFSRSRNELWHKGATSGNKQKIVEMKLDCDQDAIVVLAEPAGPACHKGTVSCFEERVYGEESGGLSDYEILNTLENVIEEREKTRPEGAYTTYLFEKGVDKILKKVGEESAEVIIAAKNRDKDELKWEAADLIYHLMVLLREQDLPFSEVLKVLNKRHDKKEPASE
- the hisF gene encoding imidazole glycerol phosphate synthase subunit HisF, which codes for MLTKRIVPCLDVKDGRVVKGVQFVQLRDAGDPVELARFYDGQGADELVFLDISASHEGRKTMVEVVKAVASELAIPFTVGGGINALEDMKRILRAGADKVSLNTAAVNNPDLITEGANFFGSQCIVVAIDAKYDEELGSWRVYTHGGRTPTDLEVIAWAREAAERGAGEILLTSMDSDGEKKGFDIKLTKAVSEAVSIPVIASGGAGNADHFAEAFIDGKADAALAASIFHYKETSVAEVKSYIKEKGVVVR
- the hisA gene encoding 1-(5-phosphoribosyl)-5-[(5-phosphoribosylamino)methylideneamino]imidazole-4-carboxamide isomerase, producing the protein MSFTIYPAIDMRGGKCVRLLQGDYDKETVYGDSPFDMAKKFAEEGADWIHMVDLDGAKDGKRVNDQYVIQAARELGASVQIGGGIRTEEDILHYLDNGVTRVIIGSIAVSNPEFAIDMIRKYGKAIAVGLDAKNGYVATHGWLETSEVKAVDLGKRFADAGAETFIFTDIATDGMLSGPNVEAVRLLARESGKSVIASGGVSQLADLAELQEYASEGVAGAIVGKAIYEGRFTVSEALKEVKESC
- the hisH gene encoding imidazole glycerol phosphate synthase subunit HisH, which encodes MIGIIDYGMGNLFSVSKALERLEVPYFLSENKAELLKADALILPGVGSFKDAMSILNSTGLADLVKEFADTGKPLLGICLGMQLLFESSEENGLTEGLQLLPGHVRRFPGATAEGETYKVPHMGWNRLEFLQGSQILKGLDENYVYFVHSYFVDTDDKEVVISRSLYDVEVPAVVGRGNVFGMQFHPEKSSSLGMALLRNFTELAEERMSVK
- the hisB gene encoding imidazoleglycerol-phosphate dehydratase HisB produces the protein MARTAEISRKTNETNITLSLNIDGEGKSDLETGVPFMTHMLDLFAKHGQFDLNILANGDTDVDDHHTTEDIGICLGQVLKDALGDKKGIKRYGNAFVPMDEALAQVVVDLSNRPHLEMRAEFPSQKVGTFDTELVHEFLWKLALEARMNLHVIVHYGQNTHHIIEAIFKALARALDEATTIDPRIKGVPSTKGML